In the genome of Candidatus Limnocylindria bacterium, the window CTGCACGTGTCGCCGATCCCTCCTCGCGCGCGATCCAGGTGAGCTCCTCGGCGGCGCGTGGCGTCAGTCCCCGCCTCGCGATCGCCGGCGCGGCCACGACGACGATCTCGTCGACCACGAGCCGCTCGGCTTCGAGGTCCGGCGCGGCCGCAGCACCAACGACACCGATCTCGACGCGGTGTGCGCGCACGGCCTCGACGATCTCCGCGCTCGTGCCGACCATGATCACGTCGAGCGCGACCGCCGGATGCGCGCGGTGATAGAGCGCGAGCGCGCGCGGGATCAAGTACATCCCGTTGCCCGACGCTCCCACGGCCAATCGACCCACAAGGTCGCCGTCGATCGTCGCGACGCCGCGGCCGGCCTGCGCGAGGATCGCTTCAGCGCGGAGCACGTACTCGGCGACGAATCCGCCGGCACGCGTGAGCTCCGCGCGACGTGGACCACGGGTGACCAGCTTCGTCCCGAGCTCGGCCTCGAGATCCGCGACGTGCTTGGACACCGCGGGCTGGCTGATGACCAACTCTTCGGCCGCCGCGGAGAAAGACCCGCGCCGAGCGAGCGCCGCGAAGGCGCGAAGTCGCGCCTCGACCTGCATAATCTGAAGTTATATCTCGTATGGCAATTATGTATTTGTGTTCTACCCGTCCCAGATCGAATTTGTCGCTCACGGCGGCAGCGCCGAATCGATCAGGGAGGCGAAGGCCATGCGTTCGTATCTCGCGACCACACTCATCGCGCTTCTCGTCGCCGGCGGGTGTGGCGGTCAGGTCCCGGCGTCGCCGGCGCAGACCGCCAGCGCGGCGCCGACCGCAGCGGCGGACTTCGAGCTGTGGGTGCCCGACCAGGCGGAGACGGCGCCCACAGGCGGAGGCACGCTGAACATCTACCGCGGCTCCGACCTGGCAAAGGCCGGCACGCCCGTCCCCGCGTATTCGATCAACCTCGCCGAGGCGGCGCTCGGTGTCGGCGACGGCATGGGCAAGCACCCGCACAACGTCACCTTCAACGCGACGATGACGCACGCGGTCATCTCGTATGTCGGCAGCGGCCACATCCAGGTCATCCGCGCGAGCGACCGTAAGGTCGTGGCCAGCATCAAGATGAGCGCGACGGCCGCCGGCAACCCCGCGGCGCACAACTCGGCCGTCACGCCATCGGGCGACGCGATCATCGTCGCGAACCAGGGCGCGAAGAAGCTCCAGCGAATCAGCGCGGACTTCAAGAACGACGTGTACAAGCTCGATGCGGCGGCCGACCTCGATCTCGCACCGCTCGAGGACGCGGCGCACCCCGGCAACAACCCAGTGATGGCGCTCTTCACTCAGGACGGCAAGTACGCATACGTGCCGCAGCGCGGCGGCGGCGCCTACCTCGTCGATTACACCGCGACGCCGATGAAGGCGGTCGCGACGCTCGGCAAGAACGACATCTCGGCGCAGTCATGCTGTGCCGTCGCGCTCAAGGACGGGACCATCTGGACCACCGCGCAGGGCGGCCCGACGCCGACCACGACGGCCTTCAATCTC includes:
- a CDS encoding LysR family transcriptional regulator, which produces MQVEARLRAFAALARRGSFSAAAEELVISQPAVSKHVADLEAELGTKLVTRGPRRAELTRAGGFVAEYVLRAEAILAQAGRGVATIDGDLVGRLAVGASGNGMYLIPRALALYHRAHPAVALDVIMVGTSAEIVEAVRAHRVEIGVVGAAAAPDLEAERLVVDEIVVVAAPAIARRGLTPRAAEELTWIAREEGSATRAAVEAAWRDLGISPKRRLSFPSWEGVKLTVAEGLGVTAISRHAVEVELAAGTLALVRLPGWKVQRHLSLVH